GCTTAAGCGCCCATGAGCAGATTATTGTGTAATGGGTTTGCAGAAGTAGTCCGAGAAGGGGTATCTCCTCGGCTAGGTGAAGTGAAGATCAGATGGTACGTTATGCTGACTATAATGATGTCTTGAGAAGTCTTGtagatgaagatatgtttcacaagGGAACAATAAGGAAGAACAGATAGGAAATATCTTGaagaaaactgctaccaccgcattgaatgttttgtacctaagtctttggccgcattaatgaggaagtgatatctgaacatTGATCGTTAGCTTTACAGCTATTACCTAAAACCACAGAAAGGTacggatgggacaagtatccagggGAACTGCCTAAAGCTACACGTGGAGAGGAGGAGGTATAAGAAGGAGAGAGGTCCCGGAGATAAGGGGAtcgaaaaaaagagagaagacaACATTGTAGAGCTAAAGATCAATAGTTGTAATTTGTACTTGAGAAAAGTGAAATATAAGATCCAGTATTCTCGGCTTGAGTTCGAGAACAATTACTGTTATATAAATTACTCCATGTGTATGATGTTGTAATCTAGCCCATCATCGTTGTTATTTAGAATCACTAGAACCTAGGTTTAAAGctcactctttacaaatttattgtattgggctttttgggtctATTTCAATCTTAATCTTGGGTTTAGGTACAAATTTTGACCTTACGATTGGCGcggtctgtgggaatctagtgttTTAGGAAGTTTAACATTATGGTAGGCTTAGGtccacaccatgcagagtctatggggtcccagcgtgaggatcacttcTTGCATCTTGAGCAGGAAAGAGATAGGGAGGGCAGTTTTCATACTGCGCACACTAGTAGGAGTCAATCACGAGGTGGAAGTAGAATTCCTCACGAGGaaaatgctaaggccatgcagttggagattgatcacctgaagaagaagttgcgctgtgaaaggcgaaggCGAACTCCCTCTTTTTCTGACCCTTCTTCTGAGGACACTTAGGGTAGTAGTTACAGGCCCAGGTCAAGAACTCCTCTTAGTGAGTCTTTTTCCTACGAGAAGGATTACCTTCATGGTCGTGAGGGTAGGAAGCCTTCCTCTAgaggcttgggaaatgatgctatgagtagggcgttgtaccaaatttccaagtcacccttcacacgTAGGGTGGAAAAGGGGAAGCTCCCACAGCAATTCACCCAACCAACAtccaccatttataatggccgaacggaccctgtggagcatgtgagtcatttcaatcagaggatgACGGTGCATTCTAAGAATGAAAttttaatgtgcaaagtcttcccttttAGCTTAGGACCTGTTGCGGTCAGGTGATTTAATGGCTTGAGAGcaggttctattgattccttcaTGGAACTCACCCGGGCATTTGGGTCTTACTTCATCACAtgtagtagagttcctcggccctTGGATTCGTTATTTTCCATGACCATGTGAGAAGGGGAAACCTTGAAAACATACTCTGACAGATATTaagagatgttcaatgagatcgatggagattttgatgatgtaGCGATAAGGACTTTCAAAGTTGGCCTACCTATCGAGCACGACTTAAGGAAACCTTTGACCAAAAAGCTTGTAAGGAGTGTACGTCGACTTATGGATcgcattgatgaatataaacgggttgaggaagaccaacaacaaGGCAAGGGAAAggtgaaggttatccctcaagagaggagggattttaggtcggacagatacaacaacagtAGGCCCTAAAGAGATTTTGCCAGGTAATTCGGTCCTACCACTCCTCAGGTGGTTAATACTATATttcgagaaccggtgcatctGCTGCTGAAAAAAATCCAGAATGAACCATATTTTAAATGGCCCAACAAGATGGTAGGGGATCCCATGAGGTGTAATCAGAACCTTCATTGCCAGTATCATCGAGAAAGGGGTTATACTACTGAGGAATGTAGGACCCTGTGGAATCATTCGGAGCAGTTAGTTAAGGAGAGAAGGTTAAAACAGTTTTTGTATCGGCCTAATGGGCAGGGAGACCATTCAGGTTCGGTAAATCAGGGCAACACTTCTTCAAGGCCTCCTTTGGGTACGACTAATGTTATCTTTGCTGCTCTTGGGAGGACTAGTTCTCGTCCTTCCAGGGCGATGTCCGTAGCACGAATCCTTGTCGAAGATTCTAGTTCTGAGCCGAAGAGGACTAAGGGAATATCCCACCAATTTTAGGTTTCTTAGAAGAATACAAGATCAGGACTATCCAACCGCATGACgatgctttggtggttacgTTGAGGATAGGGGGCTATGACatgaagagggtgatggttgaCCAGGGTAGTGGTGCATATATTATGTACCTTGACTTGTTCAAGGGGCTAAACTTAAAACTTGAGGATCTTACGGCTTATAATTCGCCACTGATAAGATTTGAGGGGAAAGCTATCataccaaaggggcaaattaCGTTGCCTATGCAATCAGACCCagaagtggatttcattgtggtacATGCCTATTCCCCCTACACGGCCATTGTGACAAGACCTTGGCTACATGCTCTAGGTGCCGTTTCCTCAACCCTATATGTCAAAGTGAAGTTTCCATCTGGGGATCAAATCGAGGAACTAGttgggagtcaatctgtggctagACAATGCATGACGGCTGCAATTCTACATTAGCCTGGGTCGAAGTCCTCGGCCTCTGCTGAAGGGGGGCTCATAGCAATCAATGTCTCTAGCCACGCCCAGGGTGGTAGCGGTAGAAGAACCTGcgtgtgaggagttagagaaagTTATTATAGATGATGACCctgaaaaattctttcaggtgggagttcaattgccacctCAGGAGAAGGAGGAGTTGGTTatgttttttgagaaagaacattgatgtatttgcatggaatgcttatgaggccccGGGGTAGATtcgagtttcatttgtcatcatttaaatgtcaatccgGCTGTGGTGCTGAGGAAATAACCACCTCGGCACTCATCTAAGGAGCATTCTGAGGCCGTCAATGAAGAGGTACTCAAGCTCAAAAAGGCTGGAGTTATCAAGGACGTGTTTTATcttgaatggttggctcatacagtagtagtgaagaagaagaataggaagtggagagtatgtgtagacttcatagatttgaataaggcttgtcctaaagattctttcccaatgcctcgtatagattagctggtggatgccactgttgggcatcctcggatgagtttttttgatacctttcaaggttatcaccaaatacctttggttTTGAATGATCAAGATAAGACATCCTTTGTCACTCccacagggaattatcactataaggtgatgccttttAGTTTGAAGAGCGCAggagctacctatcaaaggaagATGACTAGGATATTTGATCAATAGctgggaaagactattgaagtgtatgtggataacatggtggtgaaaagtaaaacAATTTCCATGCATATGGAAGACCTAAATGATACATTTTagatgctaagaaagtacaagttccgccttaatgcttctaagtgttcttttggtgtgggatcaggtaaatttttgggttacatggtaactcatcggggaattgaagCTAATCCTGCGCAAATCATGGTAATTAATAGCTTACAGGCACCTTGAAATCCTAAAAAGTTCCAGAAGTTGACAGGGATGACTGCTGCCCTTAaccgatttatttctcggtccgtAGATAGATGCATgtctttcttccaattgttgaataagtggaagggatttgaatggatcgaggagtgtgctttagcttttcagcaacttaaggaatatctttcgtgaccacccattatgtctcggctaGAAATAGATGAAGTTTTGTTCGCATATATTGCTGTGGCTAATCATGCCGTTAGTTTGGTTCTGATACAGGTTGATAATAGTGTACAGAGACCAGTTTATTATATGAGCAAATCTCtacatgaggccgaggtgcattATCTACTGTTGGAAAAAGCAATCCtagcagtggtgcatgctatgcgtaagcttccccattacttccaatctcatacagttgttgttttaactcaacttcctcttaGGTCTATACTTCGAAGTGCTGACTATACAGGAAGAATCGCCAAGTGGGGTACCattttgggggcttttgatatcaagtatatgccttgCACCTCTACGAAAGGCCAagtccttgctgatttggtggcgaAATTTGTTGAGCCATCATTAGAAGAGAATGCTAAGTGGttggacatggatgaaaaatcagttggtatgATTTCGTGCAAAGAACCTTTGATATGGAAAGTGTACGTTGATGGAGTAGCGGACCAAAGGGGATTTggtgtggggctagttttggtgtctcctgagggaattacttttgagaaatccttgagactggggttctcggccaccaacaatgaggcaaAGTATGAAGCTTTATTGATAGGAATGGCTGTGGTTCAGAAGATGGGTGGAAAAGCAGTGCAAATATTCTTAGATTCGCGATTAGTGGTGGGCCAGGTAGAAGGAGAGTTAGAGGCCAGAGATCCGAGAATGCAAGAGTatctaacccaggtcaggtgtttacaatcaaaatttgaatcttttaccTTGTTACATATCTCCAGGAGTAGGAATATCCATCCTGACTCCCTAGCTACACTTGTGACATCCTCGGCACAAGGCCTACCTCGGGTTATCTTTATCGAAGATCTGTGTAAATCCACTGGAACGAATGGTGACACCATTCagattcatcaaattagggtgagacctagttggatggatcctatagtgtCATTCCTTAATAATGATATCTTGCCCGAAGAGAAGTCCAAAGCAGATAAAGTACTCAAAAAAGCACCTCGgttctggctgtccgaggactagaagttgtataaacgctctATTTCGGGACCAAATCTGTTGTGTATACACCCTGAAGCAACAGaattacttttggaagaattatacaaagggatttgcggaagtcacacaaGAGGAAGGTCTTTGTCCCATAGAGCTCTTACAcaggggtattggtggccaaatatatAGAGAGAGGCATAAGATtacgcaagaaagtgtgaccagtgtcagatgtttgctcccaacatccatCAACCAGGAGGTGTCTTTAACCCcctgtctagtccttggccttttgcttaatggggcttggacattgtaggacCTTTCCCAAAAGCCACAGGAAATAGGAGGTGGTTGCTCGttggaacagattatttcactaaatgggttgaagttgAGCCCTTGTCAAATATTAGGAATGTGGATGCAAAgaaatttgtctggaaaaacattatCACCAAgtttggaatccctcatactcttatttcagataaggacctacaatttgatagtaaggccttcaaAAGATATTGCTATGATttaggcatcacgaatagatattcctcTCTAACTTATCTGCAAGGAAATAGGCAAGCCGAGGCAGTCAATAAAGTTATAGTtaatgggcttaagaaaagaCTGGATGTtgctaagggaagatgggtggaagaattgccacatgttttgtggacgtatcgaactacacctcgaagatccactggagagacacccttctctatgacttatggagccgaggctgtAATCCCTCTGGAAGCGGGGTTTCCGACATTGAGGACGAGCTCTTTCATCCCAAGCAGTAATGacaatttattggaaaaaagcTTAGACCTaattgaggaacggcgagaaaatgccatggttcagctagcttattatcagcacAAACTCAAGCCGGGGTATGATTCCCATGTGAAGCTACGACCACTTGCACTTGGAGATTTGGTATTGAGGAAGGTTTTGGGTACTGCAAAGAACCCATCATAGGGAAAATTgagacctaattgggaaggaccttattgTATCACTTCGGTAGCTGGCATAGGGAcatattatcttgaagatctagatggATATGTTGTACCACGTCTctgaaatgtaaataacctatgaAGGTATTATTATCAATGAAAGGCATTTCTGCCATCTTATTTCTGTTGACACTGTGTTACGTCGATTactatttttctaagtatcaaattgaaacttggctatgtctggctcctcggaccacataccttgaataaattgatatttttattaaggattaaacagaaccttagttacgtctggtcctcagaccatctactttgaaaaaattaacacttcaattcattctttctaagtatcaaactgaaacttggctatgtctggctcctcggaccacataccttgaataaattgatatttttattaagtgttaaatagaaccttagttacgtctggtcctcggatcatctactttggaaaaattaacacttcagttcattctTTCTAAgcatcaaactgaaacttggctATGCCtagctcctcagaccacataccttgaataaattgatatttttattaagtgttaaacataaccttagttacGCTTGGTTCtcagaccatctactttggaaaaattaacacttcaattcattCTTTCTAAgcatcaaactgaaacttggctatgcttggctcctcggaccacataccttgaataaattgatatttttattaagtgttaaacagaaccttagttacgctTGGTTCtcagaccatctactttggaaaattaacacttcaattcattCTTTCTAAgcatcaaactgaaacttggctatgcttggctcctcggaccacataccttgaataaattgatatttttattaagtgttacacagaaccttagttacatatggtcctcagaccatctactttgggaaaattaacactttagttcATTCTTTCTAAgcatcaaactgaaacttggctatgcctggctcctaggaccacataccttgaataaattgatatttttattaagtattgaacaaaaccttagttatgtctggacCTCGAActatctactttggaaaaattaacacttcaattcattctttctaagtatcaaacaaaaccttggttTTGCCTggcttctcggaccacatacattggcgaaattgatatctttcatTATTTGCCTAGGTATTACATAAATCCTAGTCTTAGACCACATTTTTCTCGCTTTGGGTTTATTTACATTCTttggtattaatttttttgcGACTGCTTGTTAATCTTGGAAAGAATATATCCCAATATACAAGTTATCAAATGAAAACATGGGTGTATCTGGATTAATGATACAAGGGTTTTAAGAGTTCATTCATCCATTCTTGAAATAAGATTATTTTCTTGtcagattatatatatattaccaaatTATGTCTTAAGACCTACCCTGTTCAATTGAGCACCAAATCATTCATATTGTGTATATGAGTCGCATTAAGACAAAGATTTAAACATCcctagtaaataacatctgtatggaataaaagataaaaaaatcttgagcttgttattataaatttgcatAGTTACATTGTAGATAAAAACATAGGcagaattataaaaataagcATATGGTAGGCTGGAGTTATCGCAAATGTAAGCAGGGAGAAAAGGGAATCCTGGTCTACGCCTTAGTTTTCGGTGGAGGGTCTTCCTTCGATTTGGTTGTAGTTTCCTTTGTTTTATCTTCAGACCCCTTTGATTTGGCCTCAGTCTCTTTAGGTTGGGGAGTCATTTCTTTGATAGTGAGGGGAGCATTTGAAGCTTTGGTCTTAGACAAGGTCATAActtcttttcctttgtctttctCCCCTGGCCGAGGATCACCCTGGCTAATCTTCCCACTCAAACCCTTATTAGTCTTCTCACCTTGATCTACAGCTTAGTTAGGACCTGTAGATGCTTTAGGAGGTGGAAGAGAGCCTTGGACGGTGGAGGGTTGTATAGGGAACACTGTCTTGGGGGCAGTTGGAGGAGGAGGGATGACTTCAATCGCATGGATATTTGGGGGATACCATATGTTTTCGGCCTTCTTCCACTCAGAGGTAGCAGGGACTCCTGCCACATTGAGGGCTTCCACCCATACCTGCTGGCAGTAGTCCCGACATACTTCAGCGAGCTCTTCAGCCAGTCGGATCTCCGTTTCTTCGACCATGGTTGTAGGAAGCTAGTGATGCGGTCTCCATGGTCTCTTTGATGGTGCGAGCCGCTTCCTTAGCCTGAGCTAACTCACCCTTCAAGCCTAGAATTTCTTGTTGAGCAGTGGCTAGCTCTATTCCTTTGTTCTGGAGCTGTTTGCGTTGCTCCTCCGCCCGAACCTCGGCAGTCTTAAGTCTAGCCTCAGCGCTTCTCCTTCCTTTCCCCTCTTTTGTCAGCTTGTCAGTAAGCTCTTTTTTCTCCTGCTCGGCCAAACCAAGGGCTTTTTTAGTCTCGGCCCTAAGGTTGGCCTCGGCTTTGGCCTCGTTTTGAGCGTCATTTACCCATTCCTCGGCAACGAATACCTCTTGGATAGTCTGCATAAAAGTAATGAACCGGTGCATCATaacaaaataatactaataGAAAACAAATGATAATAAAACAACGTAAGAGGACATGTTGACACTAATGGTTACTCTTACCAAagctaagtccctttttaggGACAGGAAGAGCTCTTGTTGCCTCATTTTTCTTAGGGTGGCCATGTCCTTAGGCAGAAGTATAGGCTGCTCTAAGGCCTCCGCTAGATAATGGGCATGCCCTTTTTGAAAGTCCTTTATGGTGGAATTTTAGAGAATAGCAGCTCTGTTCAACTCCAGCTGGGGAGCCTAATTAGACTGAGTTTGACGCACCTCGGCTCTTTGCTCTCCATGGAAGAAGCTCGTGTTTGGCCCTTTGCCGTCTTTTGttgtttctgttttttcttcTATGCCAACTCCTCTTCCTCAACCTCatctgttcttttctttttgaggttGGGTATTGGAAGAAGGGTgcctagaggaggaggagggggtggAAGATTGGAAGGAGGCTAAGATCCTAAAGCGCTCTTCGTGGTGGCCTGCCTGCCCCTTTCGGCAAGTAGAGTCTTCAAGCTTTTCCCTTTTTGTAGAGACatgtcttcttcctcttcctcggCGCTGTTATCCACACGCGCAACTACGAGACCTTTGATACCAGAGCTCTCGTCGGATTCGTTTTCTTCGTCCGAGAGGTTAACAATGTGGCCCTCTAAAGTTTTCTCTACTTCCTTAAGTCAAAATTGGTCTATTTCCTCCTCGAGGGACAAGCGTGAAGATGTGGACTCTTCTTGAAAGGCTGCTACTTCAAGTTGTACAGGTGGGGGGGACTGCTGTTATTGGGCATACATAGAGGATGACAGAAGGGTCGTCTGGTAGATCACGTGAGGCAAGGAATCCCGTTTTTGAGACATCTATTCTTTTAAGTCTCCGGTCACCCGCGATGATTGCGTTACCGATGTCTTGGAAGGTAGTCGATAGAGGTTTGTATCCCAAGATGAGATGGGCTTCCCTCAACTGCCtgtcttcactcacaaatacCTCGAATCTTAAAACTCTGTTGAGGTCCTCGATGTTGGATAGGCTCAAACGAGGTGAtacgtgctgcttatctgcaaagataTCCGAGAAGCCAAACATGGTTAGACCAATAACAGTCGCCAATCACAGAGAAATTAAAGTGCAATGTAAATTTGAATGATAAAATTAGAAGAACTAAACCCCCTGCCAAGGGACCTAAATTCTATGGAATCACACCTGGTGTTCCTTCCTTGACTAGACAATGAGGACTGTTGTACCACTCCCCGGAGGCGAttaggtagtcgtccttcatgcctttgttagatttgggaagacaTGATATGAGTCTAACGATGTTAgacctagacttgaggtaataccccGCGTCCTTAAGTGAGTGACACTTATACATATGGACAACGTCGTGCGATGTGAGTCtcaaacccatttgctcgttgagagcgtcgacacaacctaagattcTAAATATGTTAGGTGTACATTATACAAGTAGTCACGGGTTACGTTCCCCATGGGAAGCGTCATTCCTCCTTCTAAAAACGTTATTATAGGAATGAGAATTTCCCCTTCTTTCCTATCGTTGTATATGGCGTCTGGGGCACGGTACCTCAAACCCACTCTTTGGGGAATGTGGTATTTAGCTCGGAAGCCCTCCATACTAGCGGGAGTAtctactaaaattttgaatctacccatttggacGAAATAAAAATGACGAGAAAAAAGGAGGTAAAATTAATGGTTTCGAGAAGAATGGTCGAGAAGAAAAGAGCTTGGGGTCATGAAAACTTACTGGAAAAAGAATACGTGATTCTTCAAGAGCTTCTTGGGAGTTAGGAAAATAAGTAACTCTTAAGGGCTAATTGATTACCGAAGTAATGGAATAATTGCAACCTTCCAGGCGTTTTGTATGAAATGCAGCATTGAGTGGGAATTATCCTACTCGAAATTTAAGGGGAAATTCTGACCTTTAGATTTGCATTTCACCATTGGACGTGGAGGATAGGGCACCACCTGTAGCATTTATTGAAGGTATCGTGGGTTTCGAAGCATCAGGAGCTGTTTCAAAAGTGGGAGGTGACATTCTTACATGTGAAAATTTGAGAAACATGCAAGAGTTGTGGCATTAGGTCAAaactccaattttctcctcggatgggagagaaaaatgaagttttgaggggctattatgAGGATAAAAGGGCCAAGGCGTatttttgggccatgggcttgACTTGAGAATACTTGCTTGTCCGATGACAGATTGATGATAGTAAGGATGTCAAGCTTAAGCTCCCATGAGCAGATTATTGTGTAATGGGTTTGCATAAGTAGTCCGAGAAGGGGTATCTCCTCGACTAGGTTAAATGAAGATCAGATGGTACGTCATGCTGACTATAATGATGTCTTGGAAAGTCTTGtagatgaagatatgtttcacaagGGAACAGTGAGGAAGAACGGATGGGAAATATCTtgaagaaagctgctaccactgcattgaatgctctatacCTAAgtctctggctgcattaatgaggaagcgATATCTGAATAGTGATCGTCAGCTTTACAGCTATTACCTAAAAACCATAGGAATGtgcggatgggacaagtatccagggAACTGCCTAAAGCTACATGTGGAGAGGAGGAGGTATAAGAAGGAGAGAGGTCTCAGAGATAAGGGGattggaaaaaagagagaaaacaacaTTGTAGAGCTAAAGATCAATAGTTGTAATTTGTACTTGAGAAAAGTGAAATATAAGATCCAGTATTCTCGGCTTGAGTTCGAGAACGATTATTGTTATATAAATTACTCCATGTGTATGATGTTGTAATCTAGTTATCATCGTTGTTATTTAGAATCACTAGAACCTAGGTTtaaaacccactctctacaaattcattgtattgggctttttgggcatATCCCAATATTAATCTTGGGTTTAGatacaaattgtgaccttacaactATTAACAACCACAAGAAACTGCTACCATAAGAACCACCAAGagaaaataaaacacacacacacacacacaaagaaattTCCAAAAACCATCATCAACAATTACAAGAAAACTGCCATCACACCACCAccaagagaaaagaaaaaaaacacacacacacaaaaaccaaacccagaagcccaccaccaccaatcTGGTCGATCTAGAAAGCTGGAAAAAACATGTCGATCTCAACTATGCCACCACATTGATCTCCATGCAAAATGGTCCAATCCAATGCTAGTGGCaagttttgtgtgtgtgtgtgtgtgagagagagagagagagagagagagagagagagaataagaataattaagctttaaaaaacttgtacataaaagctaaaaagtaataaattagcTAGTTATAAAAAACTATGCTAAAAGTTTTGTttggaaacaacttatttaactttacactaaaaacatgttaaaatatacttgtactttgaaatttttttttttaaattgagattttaaaaagcTGTATATATAAGCTAAAAGCCGTACATGTACTTTTTCattatgtgttttatttatttattttaattttttatactgATTAGAattttagtaataataatttctaaataaaaaaaaatattggtaaTGATATGTAATCATGGTATTGGACCAaataaattggattataatataaatatatacttttaa
This genomic stretch from Castanea sativa cultivar Marrone di Chiusa Pesio chromosome 1, ASM4071231v1 harbors:
- the LOC142633425 gene encoding uncharacterized protein LOC142633425 gives rise to the protein MFNEIDGDFDDVAIRTFKVGLPIEHDLRKPLTKKLVRSVRRLMDRIDEYKRVEEDQQQGKGKVKVVNTIFREPVHLLLKKIQNEPYFKWPNKMVGDPMRCNQNLHCQYHRERGYTTEECRTLWNHSEQLVKERRLKQFLYRPNGQGDHSGSVNQGNTSSRPPLGTTNVIFAALGRTSSRPSRAMSVARILVEDSSSEPKRTKGISHQF
- the LOC142633434 gene encoding uncharacterized protein LOC142633434 — encoded protein: MKRVMVDQGSGAYIMYLDLFKGLNLKLEDLTAYNSPLIRFEGKAIIPKGQITLPMQSDPEVDFIVVHAYSPYTAIVTRPWLHALGAVSSTLYVKVKFPSGDQIEELVGSQSVARQCMTAAILH